The following proteins are co-located in the Anoplopoma fimbria isolate UVic2021 breed Golden Eagle Sablefish chromosome 18, Afim_UVic_2022, whole genome shotgun sequence genome:
- the slc35a1 gene encoding CMP-sialic acid transporter, whose amino-acid sequence MAVENASVFFKLYCLTVMTLVAATYTVALRYTRTISSDLYFSTTAVCLTEVIKLILSLGMLSKETGSPSRLKNALVEHVLSSPKELLKLSVPSLVYAVQNNMAFIALSNLDAAVYQVTYQLKIPCTALCTVLMLNRSLGRLQWFSVFMLCGGVTLVQWQPAEATKVQVEQNPFLGFVAIAIAVLCSGFAGVYFEKVLKSSDTSLWVRNIQMYLSGIVITLTGVCITDGEKVLEKGFFFGYTPLVCFVVLLASVGGLYTSVVLKYTDNIMKGFSAAAAIVLSTVASVIMFGLQITIPFASGALLVCVSIYLYGLPKQDTSNLSRKESDKESKKRLITV is encoded by the exons ATGGCTGTCG AGAATGCGAGCGTATTCTTCAAGCTGTACTGCCTGACAGTGATGACACTGGTGGCAGCGACGTACACAGTGGCACTGCGGTACACCAGGACCATTTCATCAGATCTGTACTTCTCCACAACAGCAGTGTGCCTCACCGAGGTCATTAAATTAATACTGAGTCTGGGGATGCTGTCAAA AGAAACAGGAAGCCCCAGCAGACTGAAGAATGCTTTAGTGGAACATGTATTAAGCAGCCCAAAAGAACTGCTGAAGCTGAGCGTGCCCTCGTTGGTGTATGCAGTTCAGAATAACATGGCCTTTATTGCCCTGAGTAACCTCGATGCAGCAGTTTATCAG GTGACCTATCAGCTGAAGATCCCGTGCACAGCCTTGTGTACAGTCCTCATGCTGAACCGCTCTCTTGGCCGGCTGCAGTGGTTCTCTGTGTTCATGCTCTGCGGGGGTGTAACACTCGTCCAATGGCAGCCTGCAGAGGCCACTAAGGTTCAG gttgaGCAAAATCCTTTTCTTGGGTTCGTCGCCATCGCTATCGCTGTGCTTTGTTCTGGGTTTGCAG GTGTGTACTTTGAGAAGGTGTTGAAGAGCTCAGATACGTCTCTGTGGGTGAGAAACATCCAGATGTACCTGTCCGGTATTGTGATCACCCTGACTGGTGTTTGCATAACCGATGGTGAGAAGGTCCTGGAGAAAGGTTTCTTCTTCGGTTATACGCCCTTGGTGTGCTTTGTAGTAT TGTTGGCCAGTGTTGGTGGTCTCTACACGTCGGTGGTATTGAAGTACACAGACAACATCATGAAAGGCTTCTCTGCTGCAGCCGCCATCGTTCTCTCAACAGTGGCGTCTGTCATCATGTTTGGACTACAGATAA CAATCCCATTTGCTTCTGGAGCACTCCTGGTGTGTGTTTCCATCTACCTGTACGGACTTCCAAAGCAAGACACATCAAACCTGAGCCGGAAAGAATCAGACAAGGAATCTAAAAAGAGACTGATCACTGTGTGA